A genomic region of Dactylococcopsis salina PCC 8305 contains the following coding sequences:
- a CDS encoding type II toxin-antitoxin system VapC family toxin, with protein sequence MSESVYIETSILGHLTARPTDNLILAANMKVTQDWWNEHRHSFTLYASEIVADEATKGDATIAAKRLELLQPLMFLQLTEEAFELSQAFLKQSNLPEKALIDSLHMALATIYGLNYLLTWNCKHMANAQLQRKLSEISWKLGYVLPVICTPYELIGYNSEF encoded by the coding sequence GTGAGTGAAAGTGTTTACATCGAAACCAGCATCTTGGGACATCTCACTGCGAGACCCACCGATAACCTAATCCTTGCTGCTAACATGAAAGTGACTCAAGACTGGTGGAATGAACACCGTCACTCATTTACACTTTATGCCTCAGAAATCGTTGCTGATGAAGCAACGAAGGGTGATGCAACGATCGCAGCTAAGCGGTTAGAACTTCTACAACCATTAATGTTTCTTCAACTGACAGAGGAAGCCTTTGAACTTTCCCAAGCATTTCTCAAACAAAGTAATTTGCCTGAAAAAGCATTGATTGATTCTCTCCATATGGCATTAGCAACTATTTACGGTTTAAACTATTTGTTAACGTGGAATTGTAAACATATGGCAAATGCCCAACTGCAGCGTAAACTATCCGAGATTAGTTGGAAATTAGGGTATGTTTTACCTGTTATTTGCACTCCTTATGAACTGATTGGATATAACTCGGAGTTTTAA
- the ltrA gene encoding group II intron reverse transcriptase/maturase, producing the protein MSSITLTNGLRGEISDWGQINWRKVKKSVRNLRMRIFRARSLGQWKQLRRLQKLLLRSRANLLLSVRQITQINQGKRTAGVDKEVLNTPDERVKLVNSWEMPKANPTRRVYLPKPNGKKRPLGIPTVRDRVAQAMVKNILEPEWEAVFEPNSYGFRCGRSCHDAIAQCWIRLNSSPSGGHLWVLDADIKGFFDNIAHEAILTAIESVPRGDLIEGWLKAGYLDKGVLNPTDMGTPQGGVISPLLANIGLHGLEDFIKSVNPKLGVIRYADDFVVTSKDKESLEHILDQIKQWMSERGLEISAEKTRIVSMEEGFDFLGFNLRHYDGKLLIKPQKKKVLAFCKKIGETLNKMKACTQEDVIKVLNPLLRGFANYYRGVVSKETFSYIENRVWHYLYKWALRRHPNKSKTWVFNRYFNRIRGRNRFACYCTGRGGKEKFFMLYDISSTPIIRHVKVKGTASPDNPSLRDYWQKRNLKIGKQKWAKGSKYEQVAKMQEHKCPVCGESLYNGEEIETHHIIPVKDGGSDDTENLIHLHKACHKQVHSSKTKTKVGSKA; encoded by the coding sequence ATGTCATCTATAACGTTGACAAATGGACTAAGGGGAGAGATTTCAGACTGGGGTCAGATTAACTGGCGCAAGGTCAAGAAGTCTGTTAGAAACTTGCGTATGAGAATCTTTCGTGCTAGAAGTCTTGGTCAGTGGAAGCAATTACGTCGGTTGCAGAAGCTGTTGTTACGAAGCCGAGCCAATTTGCTATTATCAGTGCGACAAATCACTCAAATTAATCAAGGAAAGCGTACCGCAGGGGTAGATAAGGAGGTACTGAACACCCCAGACGAGCGAGTGAAACTTGTGAACAGTTGGGAAATGCCCAAAGCTAACCCGACACGACGAGTTTACCTACCCAAACCTAACGGGAAGAAACGTCCCCTCGGAATCCCTACCGTACGGGATAGAGTCGCACAAGCAATGGTTAAAAATATACTAGAACCCGAGTGGGAGGCAGTATTCGAGCCTAACTCCTATGGATTTAGATGCGGTCGGAGTTGTCACGATGCCATTGCTCAATGTTGGATTCGACTTAATTCAAGTCCAAGTGGTGGACACCTCTGGGTTCTAGACGCTGACATTAAGGGCTTCTTCGACAACATTGCCCATGAAGCCATCTTGACAGCAATCGAGTCTGTACCACGTGGAGACTTAATTGAAGGATGGTTAAAAGCTGGTTACCTCGATAAGGGTGTACTAAATCCGACCGACATGGGAACACCACAAGGTGGGGTGATTAGTCCTCTATTAGCTAACATTGGATTACACGGGTTGGAGGACTTCATTAAATCAGTCAATCCGAAGCTCGGAGTTATTCGTTATGCAGATGACTTCGTGGTCACCTCAAAGGATAAAGAAAGCCTAGAACATATACTTGACCAGATAAAGCAGTGGATGTCAGAACGAGGTCTGGAAATCAGCGCGGAGAAGACGAGAATCGTCTCGATGGAAGAAGGTTTTGACTTTCTTGGGTTCAACTTACGCCACTACGATGGCAAATTATTGATAAAGCCCCAGAAAAAGAAGGTCCTTGCCTTCTGTAAAAAGATTGGGGAAACTCTAAATAAAATGAAGGCTTGCACCCAAGAAGATGTCATCAAAGTCCTAAATCCACTTCTCCGAGGTTTTGCTAACTACTACAGAGGTGTGGTAAGCAAAGAAACCTTTAGCTACATTGAAAATCGCGTGTGGCACTACCTCTATAAATGGGCGTTACGGCGACACCCGAATAAATCAAAAACGTGGGTCTTCAACCGCTACTTTAATCGGATTCGAGGGAGAAATCGCTTTGCGTGTTATTGCACTGGTCGCGGAGGTAAGGAGAAATTCTTTATGCTCTACGATATCAGTAGCACTCCTATCATCAGGCACGTCAAGGTCAAAGGGACAGCAAGCCCTGATAACCCCTCACTCCGAGACTATTGGCAAAAACGAAACCTCAAGATAGGAAAACAAAAGTGGGCGAAAGGTAGCAAATACGAACAAGTAGCCAAGATGCAAGAACATAAGTGTCCTGTCTGTGGAGAAAGCCTCTATAACGGGGAAGAAATTGAGACTCACCATATAATACCTGTGAAAGACGGTGGCTCAGACGACACTGAGAATTTAATCCACTTACACAAAGCGTGTCATAAGCAGGTACACAGTTCAAAAACCAAGACGAAGGTTGGAAGCAAGGCTTGA